In the Paraflavitalea devenefica genome, one interval contains:
- a CDS encoding RagB/SusD family nutrient uptake outer membrane protein, producing the protein MHTIYKYILGAALFLGLGGCSKFLEEKSQDEVKPSTVSELQQLLMGEVYPAGSSQTSFHAYLELMTDDATSNFNTHKAAPASYQRYAGAYTWQDNMFESMADADVADDIDTYDHYYRRIMGCNVVLDMIDKVRGNEEERENVRGQALAMRSFFYFMLVNLFAQPYNAAGVDITTSPGVELILSPVVHDAYPTRVSIARTYEQVEADLLKALPLLEQYGTNNSKYRATDVFVKGLLSRMYLYMEKWDKAAQYATQALDRNAGLLNLASIKFPIWNYQPAIGVYSSESPEAIWMGYGGYYEYKNIRLGPYGPPVYAASPDLRSKYEYDPNNTANRGDLRMRYFFCWDYLDGAQTILDVITGDKFGGSLYNQPSKGMRVAEMYLNRAESNIQLYLKNGEETLRKAAMDDLNHLRSFRYDTRNVAYVPVDYSGTALLDFYRDERRRELNFEDHRWFDLRRYGMPEIRHPFRISASQAPMEYVLKKGDKRYVLPIPRSVLAKNPELVPNP; encoded by the coding sequence ATGCATACAATCTATAAATACATTTTAGGTGCGGCGCTTTTCCTGGGCCTGGGTGGATGCAGCAAATTCCTCGAAGAGAAAAGCCAGGATGAGGTGAAACCAAGCACCGTGAGCGAGCTGCAACAACTGTTGATGGGGGAGGTATACCCGGCAGGTTCCAGCCAAACCAGTTTTCATGCCTACCTCGAGCTGATGACGGATGATGCTACCAGTAATTTCAATACACACAAGGCAGCCCCGGCCAGCTACCAACGGTATGCGGGTGCTTATACCTGGCAGGACAATATGTTCGAAAGCATGGCAGATGCGGATGTGGCGGATGATATAGACACTTATGATCATTATTACCGCCGGATCATGGGTTGTAATGTGGTGCTGGACATGATTGATAAAGTAAGGGGCAATGAGGAGGAGCGGGAAAATGTACGCGGACAGGCCCTGGCGATGAGGAGTTTCTTCTATTTTATGCTGGTGAATTTATTCGCGCAGCCCTACAATGCAGCGGGTGTAGACATTACCACTTCGCCCGGTGTGGAGCTCATACTGTCGCCTGTTGTACATGATGCTTATCCCACCCGGGTATCCATAGCCCGTACCTATGAACAGGTGGAGGCAGACCTCTTGAAAGCTTTGCCTTTGCTGGAGCAATATGGAACGAATAACAGTAAGTACAGGGCAACGGATGTATTTGTAAAGGGATTGCTTTCCCGTATGTACCTGTATATGGAAAAATGGGACAAGGCCGCGCAATATGCCACCCAGGCGCTTGACCGTAATGCCGGCCTGCTGAATCTGGCAAGCATAAAATTCCCAATCTGGAATTATCAGCCGGCCATAGGGGTATACAGCTCCGAGAGCCCCGAAGCCATCTGGATGGGCTACGGAGGATACTATGAGTACAAGAATATACGGCTCGGCCCTTATGGCCCTCCCGTCTATGCTGCTTCACCCGACCTGCGCAGCAAGTATGAATACGATCCCAACAATACGGCTAACCGGGGCGACTTGCGGATGCGTTATTTTTTCTGCTGGGATTACCTCGATGGGGCACAGACCATACTGGATGTTATTACCGGCGACAAGTTTGGCGGATCGTTATACAATCAACCCTCCAAAGGCATGCGGGTAGCGGAAATGTACCTGAACAGGGCTGAAAGCAATATCCAGCTCTATCTCAAGAATGGCGAGGAAACCTTACGGAAAGCTGCCATGGACGACCTGAACCATCTGCGTTCTTTCCGGTACGATACCCGCAATGTAGCCTATGTACCCGTAGATTATAGCGGTACTGCACTGCTTGATTTTTACCGGGATGAGCGCAGGCGGGAGCTAAATTTTGAAGATCATCGCTGGTTCGACCTGCGGCGCTATGGCATGCCCGAAATACGGCACCCGTTCCGTATCTCGGCATCCCAGGCGCCGATGGAGTATGTATTGAAGAAAGGCGACAAGCGCTATGTATTGCCCATTCCCCGCTCCGTGCTGGCAAAGAACCCTGAACTGGTACCCAATCCTTAA